The proteins below come from a single Bubalus kerabau isolate K-KA32 ecotype Philippines breed swamp buffalo chromosome 19, PCC_UOA_SB_1v2, whole genome shotgun sequence genomic window:
- the MESD gene encoding LRP chaperone MESD — MAASGWARATVIFLCACDLMLLLLLPPRAFAADSPAETPGEATPPPRKKKKDIRDYNDADMARLLEQWEKDDDIEEGDLPEHKRPSAPIDFSQIDPGKPESILKMTKKGKTLMMFVTVSGNPTEKETEEITSLWQGSLFNANYDVQRFIVGSDRAIFMLRDGGYAWEIKDFLVSQDRCADVTLEGQVYPGKGGGSKEKNQTKQEKGKKKKERDPKPRASKEDNRAGSKKEEL; from the exons ATGGCGGCCTCCGGCTGGGCCCGCGCCACCGTGATTTTTCTCTGTGCCTGTGATTtgatgctgctcctgctgctgccgcCGAGGGCCTTCGCCGCCGACAGCCCGGCCGAGACACCCGGCGAGGCCACCCCACCTCCCCGGAAGAAGAAGAAGGATATTCGCGACTACAATGACGCCGACATGGCCCGTCTTCTGGAACAGTGGGAG AAAGATGACGACATAGAAGAAGGAGACCTCCCAGAGCACAAAAGACCCTCTGCGCCCATAGATTTCTCGCAGATAGACCCGGGCAAGCCCGAGAGCATACTGAAGATGACGAAGAAGGGCAAGACGCTCATGATGTTTGTCACCGTGTCAGGAAACCCCACCGAGAAGGAGACGGAGGAGATCACCAGCCTGTGGCAGGGCAGCCTTTTCAATGCCAACTATGACGTCCAGAG GTTCATCGTGGGGTCAGACCGTGCCATCTTCATGCTTCGTGATGGGGGCTACGCCTGGGAGATCAAGGACTTCCTGGTCAGTCAGGACAGGTGTGCCGATGTGACCCTGGAGGGCCAGGTGTACCCCGGCAAAGGGGGAGGAagcaaagagaagaatcaaaccaAGCAAGAGAAGggcaagaaaaagaaggagagagacCCGAAACCCCGGGCTTCGAAGGAAGACAATCGGGCTGGGAGTAAGAAGGAAGAGCTGTGA